In Bombus vancouverensis nearcticus chromosome 12, iyBomVanc1_principal, whole genome shotgun sequence, the genomic stretch GAAAAAACGTAGCCGCTGCGAACGGCTGTTCGAATCTCATCTTCCTAAAAACCTGCGTCACTTTCATCGAAGTCGAAGGCTGCAAGTTAGCCacgatatacacatatacaaatatacctacgtaaattataattgtCATTGACGCGATTTATCGACAGTCTAGGTATAGCGCGAACGAACGTTCTCTGTCGCGTTAACCCTCAAAGGCTATTGCGGATGAAATTTCTCGTGATTTTTGTTTTGATGTTATCGCAATGATACGACCGCCGTGTTACAGTGGCAAACGATAAGTTTATTTAGTTCTCATCTTACGTTCGATGTAATAACAATAATACAAATTCACCCATACGATTAACGCGATATTCTTGAGAACGATAGCTTCTAAGAGTTAAGTCCGACAGTGGCTCGCGATCGAATAAAAACGGTACTTGTTGATTCCGAATATGATCAGTCAGGTGTTACAGTTCGTACTTATACATATACCAAAAACGGACCGTATAATCACTTTAGAAAAAGAACATGCATTCGTATAAGCCTACGCACGTAAGCAATGTTTTCGTCGTAGATTGCCGGGGTGAAGGGGGAACAGGGACATGGCGATGGTGGGGATGAGAAATTGAAGGAAACTCGAAGAAAAGCGACAAAGTACGACCTAGGTACGACATATTTACACCACGACTCCTACACACTTTCCTATGCACGCATTCACATGGCTCACCAAAACAGAGAAACCGGACAAAAATAAAGGAAGTAAGAGGAGAAGAGAGCGAGAAAATTTTGcgtgtatgtacgtatatttgAAAAGAAGATGTCTGTGTGTATGTGCGCGCGCCAGCTCGTACGCGTGTGTGTATTTctctgaaaaaaaaagaaaaaaagagagagagagaaacggaaTAGAGAGGAAGAAGATAGATAcataggaaaaaaaaagaaagattcacTGTACACAGAGATCTGTCAGCCAACACGTTTTCACCGATCAACGACGACTACCGGAAACGAATCGTTTCATCTTCGCATCtttgcttttctttcttttctttcttttttttctcttttttttttttaggaaggCAACGATGCGCAAGGAAACATTGCGATAAGATGATTGTTTTCGTTTTACATTGACTCGTAAAAGTTCCTAGCTCGATAAAGACGGACCATTAAAAACCAGTTACCGAGGAGAGATTAAAAATGCGATAAGCTCccgtataaaaaataattctttcgcGGTCGTTCTCTTAGATCAGGTGTAAACGCATCGACACCTTAATAATAATACCGTGACTCTAGGAACTATACGCCTTGTCATGAATCATAAACGACTATCAAGGTGCCCGTTATTACTAGTTTAAAAAAGACGGACATTGGTCGATCTCTTCCGATCGCTGTCCTGCTTGCATTCGTTAAGTTTATACGAGCAATCTCGTTTCTCGTGTTCCATAAGGAGGGATCTGCGGTACTTAAACCACCCCGAACAAGGCACTTTCAGTCTATCGAATGAGAATTCGTCGAAGAcggaacgacgacgacgactacgaTGACAACGGTCACCGACTATCGATGGAAATCGAAGGAATTTTCAATGGGAAACGAACGAGGAACGGACAAAAGGAGTAACGTAGCGAAGCTTAAAAATAGGAAgacgaaaggaaaggaaaagaagagaagaaaagaggagAAATGGAAATGGTGGGAAGAAACAGAATAATTATCGATAATCTTTAATAGTAATAGACTCTAAAAGAATTAAACGAGCCTTCGCATATTCCTCGCCGTCGTTGCTCTTCTCGAGCTATAATTCTCGAGCTATGAGCATCCACATTTCTCGACGACCATGCCTGGTAATCGCGAGAACACGATTTGATACTCGTTATCAAAGTACAGCATCGTGATCTCGGAGAGTTTCCTCGGGGCGCAACATGGACCAGAGTTGTTAGGCGGTTCCGCCAGGCTGACGATGTGGGTGTTCGGATATGCTGGCAGGAAGGCCATCGGACAGTCGCCCGAGCAGTAATTGGCATCGTACCTAAGGCACAAAATCAAAATCGTAATCGCATCGATAAAAGAAGCACGGCGATAACCACATCGGTCGTGATCGCGCGATAATTCCACGACGACGTATCGACATAGACACGCGTTCCGTACGCAACCGGAGACCGAAGAAATTTCCCATTTTTCAAACTATAGTCGCAAAAGTATGAATTTCCGTGGATGTACGCGGATGTAACGACACGATAGTATATTTTGGCGCAACGTATAGGTCGCTACTCCACGAATATCAGGTAAATGATGTCGAATTTCGACTCTGACCGTTCGAAAGCCACCGTTCCGAGAATAAAAAGAGACGGTCGCTTCGCTTTCAATATGTCGCGGCACAGGTACTTACTTCTTGGGAGCGATTATCCAATCCCACCCAAACTTCTCAAAGTCGACGGTGAGCTTGTATCGACAACATCTGGTCTCCTGGCTAGCTTCGTCGCAATTAAGTCCCACGTTTCTCTTGATCCTCGCCCCTCTTCTCGAGTCGAGTTCTTGCGTCTGTACTTCGAGGTACGGCGCGTATTCAGCTCCGGGATTAGTCTCCACCAACTTCGCGTTTCTGCGATGATTAGCTCCGGGACTGGAAATCTTGAGCGCTACTCCCAGATTATCCCGTGGATGTTTGAACCATTCGGCGACCATTCTTCTTAACTCGATCGTTACCCAGTTGCCTCTGCAACCGACCGGCCGAGGGTGTTTCGTGGTCAAAGGTGGACCCAACGATGGCCCACCAGTCTCCGTCGTGCCACGAAGGATCCTTTGCAACGTGATCGTCACTGGACCATCTTCGTGACTTTCCGTGCTTTCCAAATCTCTAGGCTCGTCCAGTTCCGAGGACTCTTGGTTGCTTCCCCATATCCACAGGGATAATTCCGCCCTCGTCACGCGATGCTGGATTACCTTGTCGGAGAATTTGAAATAGAGAACGTCGAAGCTGCCTTTCGAGTGCCGTAGCCTCTGATCTGAAACCGAAAAATAGCAGCAGCACGGTTAAACTAACAAGAAACGTACGATCGAAAGAATACAAAGTATGTGTCGTGAGCACAAAGTTGTACAGAGAGCCGCAGAAGGGGAAAAGAAAGAGagcgaagaaaaaatagaacgGAAGAAAGTAACGAAGAAAAATCTGGCAAGATCCGACGAAGAATCAATGGTCGATATAATCCGCGTGCTACGATGGTCGTGCACGACGGTTACTGCTACGTTGCTAGTTCCTAGGCTCCGCGATTGGCGATAAATCGAGAACAACCGGCGATGTAGCCGCGCGGTTTCTTGCCATTCGACAAGTACGAAGACTTTGGTTTGCTCGCGTGCTTGTGTCCGATATTTACGTCGATGGCAACGACTAGCGTTCGAGCTAGCGTTTCAGGCGACCTGCATCACGACGATCGACGTTCGGCGCAAGTCGATCGTCGAAGAACAGAAGCAAGGGAGAACGAAAAAAGGCGAAGCGAGCTTATACAGACGCGTAGCGAGGCGCGTTAGTCTCGATTCTATTCAGGCCATCGTTCGATGCGCGTGTACCTGTATGTGTCTCGGTGAGAGACCGCTTCCATCAAGGGTAAAGCTACCTCAAATCGTACCGTTACGCGACCACGTTTTTCCTCGTTCGATCAATCGACGATTTCTTCCTTTCCGTATCGATACCGTCGCGAGTTTGTCCCGCCATCTAAACAAACTCGTCCCGGTATTCGAGCGAATCCCAGCACGTTTCTCTATGTTCAATGATACCGCCTTTCTCAGCCACCGACCATCTCTCACCACGTGTTACcgctcttttcttcttttcttcgctAAGAGGTTTTCTCGCGACGATCGCTTCTAGAATTCTAGAATTGGACTCGCTTGTGCACAACGTGTCCGAAGTAACGTCAACCTGCGTTCAACGTGCGCTGACAGAACCCAACGCGAAGATAGAATCGCCGTTATACATACGTGTACGCGATACACTTACGACACGAGCGAATCGAGCAAGATTCTGCAGCGGCAAACAAGAATACCAGATTTTAGCTTTTTCAacaacttttctctttttcttcttcttcttcttcttattttataGTACGTTGCACTTCGTTCCGACGTTTCGTGAACATCGCGTTTCGCTTCTTCAGGGCAGACCTGAGACTATTTCTGCTCCTGTCTTCCGAAGAGTCTGCCCTGAAGAAGCAAAGTGGAATGTTCACGAAACGTCGGAACAAAGCGCAACGTGCTAGCAAAAACACGATCGAAACGCCAAGAACCGCAAATATATCGAGAACGACAGAATCGTCTTCGGACGGTTCGTCCTATGAGAAAATCGAATCGCGGGTTTCTCAAATACGTTGACGAATTTGATTAATTCTGAACTAGACGGACGTAGAGGATCGAAGAGTCGGCTGGCGATGGTTCGCCCGAATTCGATATCGTTATCGTTGTCACTGTCATATTCCGCGTTGTATGCGTTTGATTTTCGGCGGCATTGGGAGATAATTATTTATCAGAATGCCCCCTTCCTTTCGCTGCTTGCGAATTCGTGCTTTCTCTTTCCCACGCCAGACGCATCGTCATGGAAACGAGCAATTAGCAGTCGGAGCATTCCGCGTACCGAATCCCTCTTTAAATCGATTTATACGCCAGTTAATTGCGGGCTGACTGACGGTACGTCGTTCTTCCCTCGCGTTCATCTCCTCCTCCGCCTTTTGGTCTCTGCCACTCTACCCACCTGTCACAGGCAAACGTCGTTCCCAAACAGAATTACCAAAAATCCTAGGAAACGTAGAAACGTTCGTACGTTTGAAATCGTAACACCGAGCGTAGGACGTTTCGTATAACAGCCAGGTTATTTGAAAATCTTTCATAGGATACGCATAACGTGGCGATTCGTAAAAGGTATGTGCAAGGTATTGCGAGCCACCGTATGTGACAAGCGTAGCAACAATGGCTCGATGTAGGTTTCAACGCTCGAGCCGTTTTCGTTCGAAAGATTTTAACTTGCTCGTCAgctacttttttttcttttccgttAATTTAGGAGTTGCCCTTCTTTGTGTTTGCAGGTCAGACGCAGGAATGAGTCATGCTCCCGCCGAAAGGCGTGGATGGAAAGAGCGGCGAGACAGAAAGATGGCAATTTTATTTTCGTCCAGACGCGGCTACCGCCCGTCTGGCACGAAGTCTTCTAAAAGCACGTCTAACGTGGTAAGGGTGGGAAACCACCGAGTTCGAATTCGAAAAAGGGCAAACCGAACGTCGTCGCGTTGATCGTGTAGCGCGTGGCGTTCGAAAATCCACCGAGTACGTCGTTTAACGAAGTTTAATGGGCGTCGTTCGACGAATCGATAGGACGATCCTGTCCACGGCCGATACGAACGCGGTTCCTTTCGAAAATCTCTGTCGCGCGATCGGAAAGGAATTGGCCAATTAGAAACACGTGTCGACGGAACGCGGTACG encodes the following:
- the LOC117155258 gene encoding growth/differentiation factor 8; amino-acid sequence: MVRGALLLLLLVLFGAFDVPGIDRVRIKYLAKAGNTCNACRMHEEIRALSLEAIKEQILNKLGLKQAPNMTGRALPRIPPISKLMDMYGMQADQPQPLEPGTPHYEEIDEYAAKTESVFALAQPHQRLRHSKGSFDVLYFKFSDKVIQHRVTRAELSLWIWGSNQESSELDEPRDLESTESHEDGPVTITLQRILRGTTETGGPSLGPPLTTKHPRPVGCRGNWVTIELRRMVAEWFKHPRDNLGVALKISSPGANHRRNAKLVETNPGAEYAPYLEVQTQELDSRRGARIKRNVGLNCDEASQETRCCRYKLTVDFEKFGWDWIIAPKKYDANYCSGDCPMAFLPAYPNTHIVSLAEPPNNSGPCCAPRKLSEITMLYFDNEYQIVFSRLPGMVVEKCGCS